The genomic interval tcaattttaaatgaaGCAGGACCTTTGTATTGTAGATGTCAAAGGATTGTTATGACCTTCTggatacatattttatttttcaggtaCGCACACTTTCTGAGACAGTTAGACTTGACGCAAGAACCAAACTGTTGAACCCAAAGTGGTATGAAGGCATGCTGTCTACTGGATATGAGGGTGTTCGTGAGATTGAGAAGAGACTAACCAACACAGTGGGATGGAGTGCAACTTCAGGCCAAGTTGACAACTGGGTGTACGAAGAAGCCAACACAACATTCATTCAAGATGAGAAAATGCTGAACAAGCTCATGAACACTAATCCAAACTCCTTCAGGAAGCTGGTGCAGACTTTCTTGGAAGCCAATGGACGTGGTTACTGGGAAACTTCAGAAGACAATATTGAGAAGCTCAAGCAGTTGTATTCGGAGGTGGAAGACAAAATTGAAGGCATTGATCGTTGAACTTCATAGCTACTATTGAGAAGACTATACAAcagtgaagaagaaaaacacttttctaatgtgattttgtttacttttatcattttttgagATCATGTCTCTGTGCAGTTCTGAACTCCAACCCCTGTGAACAAATAAAGGTTTTGGTTCAAAATTGATGGCTTGATTATTTTCTTGCATGAAAAGAATTTGATAATGAATATAAACCTAGCTATTAAGTTTAATAAGATAATATTAAACTTCCACatgtaaaaactaaaattttctGCACAACATTGTTGGTTGATACAATTGACTGTAACTAATTGTTAGGATTTCAAGTGACACCGGTCCACTCCAGCAAGATGAATAGTATATTAAAAAAGGAGAGTCACCAACTTATTGTTTACGTAGTAGTCCTACTTGACTTATGTGtccattaattttttaacattttaattgaAAAGAATATAAATGAAACTTCTTAAAAAATAGAACGTAAAAGAAATGAActatttaaaaacataaaatactaATTTGAGAATTTTAAAACTCTCTTAATCTATTTAACgttttaattaaaacattaaaacacAAACCTTGTAAAAGATATGAAATACTTCAGACTTAAACTCAATCCGTTGACTTAACACCAAAAGATAAACAACTAAAAGTAACATTTAACCTTAAACAGTGAAAATTGACTGAGAGACTTCAGCTCTATTTGTTGACTTGTCATAAGACTATACGGGTATAATGGACATGGAAGGCCAATCCCCACAAACACAAACTTGTATAACAATACTTTCTGCCATTTCACCAAGAACATGGCCGAATATTTTGTCTTCGAAATTGCTGAATCACTGCTGGGGAAGCTTGCATCTAATCTTTATGAAGAAGTTTCTCGAGCCTTTGATCTGTACGAGGATGTGCAAGGTCTGAGAGACACCTTGTTAATTGTAAAGGGCGTGCTCTTGGATGCTGaggagaagaaggagaagaagcaTGGGTTGCGTGAATGGCTCAGGCAGATTCAAAACGTATGCCTAGATACTGAAGATGTGTTGGATGGATTTGAGTGCCAAAGCCTGAGAAAACAAGTTCTCAAAGCTTCAGGCAGCACCAGGATGAAGGTAGACCACttcttttcttcatctaatTCTCTTGTTTTCCGTTTTAGGATGGCTAggcaaataaaaaatgttaggcGTAGATTGGATAAGATAGCAGCTGATGGGAGAAAGTTTGGTCTTGAGAGGATTGATGTTGAACACAGCCGTCTGCAAAGGAGAGAAATGACTTATTCTCATGTTGATGCTTCAGGGGTTATAGGAAGGGAGAAGGATAGGGAAGAAACTATCAAGCTTTTGATGCAACCTCACCCTCATGGTGATGGTTATGGAGATCAAAGTGTTTGTGTTATTCCCATAGTAGGTTTTGGAGGGTTGGGGAAGACGACACTAGCAAAGTTGGTGTTCAATGATAAGAGAATGGATGATCTTTTCCCGTTGAAGATGTGGGTGTGTATTTCTGATGACTTTGACATAAGGCAGATAGTTGTTAAAATCATCAACTCTGCTTCTGATCCAACCATTTCTGTTGTTCCCCAAGAAAGCATTGACAATTTAGATATTGAGCAGTTACAAAGTCGTCTTAGACACAAACTTTCTTGCCAGAAGTATCTACTAGTCTTGGATGATGTATGGAATGATGATCGTGCAAAATGGATAGAGTTGAAAGATTTAATTAAAGTTGGTGCAATTGGAAGCAAAATCATAGTGACAACACGAAGCCACTCAATTGCTTCCATGATGGGCACTGTTCCCTCGTATGTTTTAGAAGGTCTTTCTGCGGAGAATTGCTTATCTCTGTTTCTCAAATGGGCATTTAAGGAAGGTGAAGAAAAAGAACACCCAAATCTAGTGGAGATTGGAAAAGAAATAGTGAAAAAGTGCGGAGGGGTTCCACTAGCACTGAAAACTTCAGGAAGTTCCCTGTTCTCGGTTTTTGATTTAGAAAGATGGGAAGTTATGAGAGACCATGAGCTATGGAACCTAAAACAACAGGAAGATGACATTTTACCTTCCCTAAAGTTGAGCTATGATCAAATGCCATCCTATTTGAGGCACtgttttgctttcttttctctttatcCTAAAGATTTTGGCTTTACCAGTGCAGAAATGGCTAACTTTTGGGTCACACTTGGATTACTTCGATCACCATTTGGAAGTCAGAAGatagagaatgttggaaaactatatatatatgagtTATATTCAAGATCATTTCTGGAGGACTTTGAGGACTTTGGCACAGTGTACTATTTTAAACTACATGATTTGGTACATGATCTTTCGTTGTATGTTGCTAAAGAGGAGTTTCTAATGGTGAACTCCCATACTCGCAAAATACCTGAGCAAGTAAGGCATATATCAGTCGTTGAAAATGACTCACTAAGCCATACTTTGTTCCCCAAGTTCAGAGGTGTGAGAACTATAATATTTCCCGTTGATGGAGTGGGTGTTGGCAGTGAATATCTTTTGGAAACATGGATAAAAAGATACAAATACTTACGTCATTTAGATTTAAGTGATTCCTTTTTTGAGACACTTCCTAATTCAATTGCTAAATTGGAGCATCTGCGAGCTCTCAGTCTTGATAATAATTGTAGCATAAAAAGACTTCCTAATTCTTTTTGCAAACTCCAAAACTTACAAATGTTGTCTTTAAGAAGATGCTTGGGCCTTGAAACATTGCCTAAACGATTAGGGATGTTAATCAGACTCCGAAAATTGTATATAACCACAAAACAGTCTATTTTGTTAGAGGATGAGTTTGCAAGCTTGAACAGTCTCCATACTTTGATTTTTGAATACAGTGACAATTTGAAGTTTTTGTTCCAAGGAGCACAAGCACAACTCCCATCCCTTAAAGTTTTGATCATTCAATCATGTGGGAACCTAGAGTCCTTACCTCTTCATCTTCTCCCTAAACTTGAGGTTCTGATTGTAACAAGGTGCGTGATGCTAAACCTGTCCTTCAACAGCGAAAGACCAATCCAAAGATTGATGATGAAATATTTGCATATTGAGCAATGTGCACGGCAACAGACATTGCCTCAATGGATTCAAGGAGCCTCCAACACTTTGAGAACAttgttaatttcaaattttcattgTCTTGAGAAGCTTCCTGAGTGGCTTAACACAATGACTGATCTTAAGATGCTCCATATTGTTAACTGTCCTCAGTTGTTGCATCTTCCAAGTGAGATGCATCGTCTACGAGCCCTTGAAGATTTGATCATAGATGGTTGCCCTGAATTGGGTCGAAAATGTGAACCACAGTCTGGTGAGTACTGGTCCTTTATCTCTCACATCAAATGTGTTTCCATTGGAGAAACAAGAAAAAGGAAACTCCTTTTTCAAATGCTTTCACGACTGCGCTTGAAATGCACTTAGTAAAATTGAAATGATGCACACCATGGGAGCTGCACTTTAAAATCAGATCATGTATGAAATCAtctaacattaatattattttgtggCCATCTTAACAGATCTTTACACTTTTATAGCTGGTATGTTGAATATTTCCATAATCAATTTGAGATAAAAGATATGGGTTGGTTGGATTTTTTGTTGCGCATGTCTCTCCGTAACCTGAATCTGCTCCTTGATAAAAATCTGATTAAAATGAAAGTTAAAggtatattataaaaattagttCTATTTTCAATATACACTAGTGCAGAAAAGCTCGTAGACGATAGATGATCACTCACAACCGTAGTTATAAGGTATATTTAAACGACGATTATTTTGGTCAAACGTCAACTATCActacaagatttttttttaatggaaGTTATTTAGCGAaggtttattgatttaattaacgaaggtttttaaccttcgttaagttcaaaaagttattttaaaaaataatggaggtttttttaaccatcgttaaattttaaaggtttattttaaaagcttagcaaaataacggagtttttttaacattcgttaaattttaaagatttattttaaaacctcaacaaaataatggAGGCTTTTATAACCTTAGTTAAATTCCAAAAGTTTATAGTAAAATCTCAAaaaaaataacggaggttttttaaacattcgttaaattccaaaggtttattctaaaatctcatcaaaataacagaggttttttCAACCTTTGTTCAATtctaaaggtttattctaaaacttcAGCAAATTAACAAAAGTTTGATAAGTGCCAATGTGCagtttttatgattgagaaaattgaacactttggaacttaattgttgcttaatgtaagaaaattaccctaatctgagaattattgaatctgattatatattttgaaccaagaaacaaatgaagaaatttaatctcaatttttgtgtaaattgcagatgaatatgaagcattgaaagaatGTATTCAAGTTggcattgaaagaaaaaaaaaagtaaaaacttaattggatcacaagaagatttagctcaagctagaggatttagctcaagctaaaactgtccagagttgattaaaggtgcagtacaatctgtccagagttgattaaaggtgcagtactgatctagctcaggctagaatcgctagctcaagctaaaaatgcaccgaaagatctagcttaagctaaaatgggctagcttgagctaaagttgattatataaattttgaaacataaCTCAAAACCAGCGGTGGAAAAAGATTGGGTTTTTATAGAGAGAGActagtgagagaaagagaagaaacctctgttcttaggagaagaacttgctcagatcagcccttcttatgcaatccagatcaagaatgaagattggaggagctgtcatgagtggctaagttctttctaacttgggattgaatataatttaccttgatcaaatgtattcttggtgatatatataaaattctcttttctacttgttcttggtattttcgttttatgcttattgcttgattctgtctgatcaatagagtcttgattttgatccttaaatttaactggaaagtacctttaaggatctgaaataaacgaaaatacttgataacttgtaatgctaggaatagattccaggttattgattgcattataattatgttcctaaagctggataatttgttaaatatctgaggaatcagtgtttgagaaattatcttatgaatttcatctaTGAGGAATCAAGATGAATGGCTTTAAATTATGCATCAAGAATAAGTtgttttgagtattatatattgtattattcaaaatacagaTGATTGAGATAGACGCAATTCAATCCCAATATCTTTTTCTATAATTGATAAGTTAGTTTTGTATTTGGTTGAATCAAACCCTATATCTCTTAGTTACTttgaaatctttaatttggttatgaacaaGTTCTCaacaatcaaaattattttctatacttgaTGAGTTTTAAAACAGAGcatcttaattagaattgttccctgtgggttcgacattcgtactttaaagagtactatattacagttgattcggTACACTTGCCAAGAAATATCAacaagtttttggcgccgttgccggggaacAATTTCTTTTAAGAATTTCTGAAGTATAACTTATTGAGTATTGTGAATAGTTTGTTTTCTTTGTGAATAGACACTTGTTTAGATCTTATTCTTTTATCCTGTGCTAATCCTTGcttgagttgtcttagatacATGTTATTAAGGGGACAGGTTCCTGAAGATCAATTGGAATTTGATCCAGAAATTGAGAAGACAGCTAGAAAAAACCAGAGcaagaagagagaagaaaagaagaagcaagGACAAGCAAAAGGAGAATCTTCCAACACTCTCAACTCACACAATCAAACAGAGTTCCAAATGGCTGATAATAGACAAAATCCACCTAGAAGGACATTGGGAGACTATGCTATGCAACAAGGACCGAGGCATTTCTCTAGCATAGCCATACCTCCTGCCACCAAATCATTAGAAATGAAGCCAACTTTTCTTAGCTTAGTCATCACTCATCAATTCACTGGAATGGATCATGAAGACCCTTATACTCATCTATCCACATTTTATGAGTTGGTTGGGACCATGGGCTTCGAGGAAAATGATATTTAATCTGTTTATCTGCGTCTATTTCCTTTCTCACTTGCAGACAAAGCAAAAGAATGGTTAAAGTCGCATCCAAACCAGAGTCTAAGTAGctggaatgatgtagaagaGAAATTCCTACACAGATTCTTCCCACTCTCTCGATATATCAAGGCTAAGTCTGATATCTTCACATTCAGGCAAGGGCCAAAAGAACCTTTTTGTGAAGCTTGGGAATACTTTAAAGTGATGTTAAGAAGATGTCCTAATCATGGCTTTGAGGGTATTGCT from Phaseolus vulgaris cultivar G19833 chromosome 1, P. vulgaris v2.0, whole genome shotgun sequence carries:
- the LOC137814042 gene encoding disease resistance protein RGA2-like, with amino-acid sequence MAEYFVFEIAESLLGKLASNLYEEVSRAFDLYEDVQGLRDTLLIVKGVLLDAEEKKEKKHGLREWLRQIQNVCLDTEDVLDGFECQSLRKQVLKASGSTRMKVDHFFSSSNSLVFRFRMARQIKNVRRRLDKIAADGRKFGLERIDVEHSRLQRREMTYSHVDASGVIGREKDREETIKLLMQPHPHGDGYGDQSVCVIPIVGFGGLGKTTLAKLVFNDKRMDDLFPLKMWVCISDDFDIRQIVVKIINSASDPTISVVPQESIDNLDIEQLQSRLRHKLSCQKYLLVLDDVWNDDRAKWIELKDLIKVGAIGSKIIVTTRSHSIASMMGTVPSYVLEGLSAENCLSLFLKWAFKEGEEKEHPNLVEIGKEIVKKCGGVPLALKTSGSSLFSVFDLERWEVMRDHELWNLKQQEDDILPSLKLSYDQMPSYLRHCFAFFSLYPKDFGFTSAEMANFWVTLGLLRSPFGSQKIENVGKLYIYELYSRSFLEDFEDFGTVYYFKLHDLVHDLSLYVAKEEFLMVNSHTRKIPEQVRHISVVENDSLSHTLFPKFRGVRTIIFPVDGVGVGSEYLLETWIKRYKYLRHLDLSDSFFETLPNSIAKLEHLRALSLDNNCSIKRLPNSFCKLQNLQMLSLRRCLGLETLPKRLGMLIRLRKLYITTKQSILLEDEFASLNSLHTLIFEYSDNLKFLFQGAQAQLPSLKVLIIQSCGNLESLPLHLLPKLEVLIVTRCVMLNLSFNSERPIQRLMMKYLHIEQCARQQTLPQWIQGASNTLRTLLISNFHCLEKLPEWLNTMTDLKMLHIVNCPQLLHLPSEMHRLRALEDLIIDGCPELGRKCEPQSGEYWSFISHIKCVSIGETRKRKLLFQMLSRLRLKCT